CAAGGGGGCGGAGGAGGGGGCGCAGCCCCATAACCCGCCCCCTGCCCGCGCCGGAGGCGGCCCAAGCCACAGCGTGACGCAACATCGCGCACCCGCAGGCACACAAAACCCCGTCCGGGCGACAAGCCCCTAAAAACTAACCGCCAATCCGGCGGAACCCTCTACTCCACCGGCTCCGCCTTCGGCGTCTCCACCGTCGCCGCCACCTTGACCTTGATGCCGCCGCGCAGCCGGTCCAGGCCGTCCACCACCACAACTTCCCCGGCCTTCAGGCCCTTGTCGATGACCGTAAGCCGGTCCGTGCTGATGCCCGGCGTCACCTCGCGCACGTGGGCGATATCGTCGCCCTTGTCGTCCTTGCTCACCACATAGACGTAGGAACCGCGCGAGCCCAGCTGCACCGCCGAGGCCGGAATGGTCACGGCATCCTTGAGCATGCGGACCATCAGCCGGGCGTTGACGAACTGGTTGGGATAAAGCGCTTCGTCCTGATTGGGAAAACGGGCCTTGAGCCTGACCGTGCCCGTGGCCGCGTCGATCTGGTTGTCCAGGCGCAGCAGGGCGCCCACGGCCAACAGATGCTTCTGCTCCCTGTCCCAGGCCTGCACGGGCAGGGGCGGCAGGGAGGGATTTTCCTCGCGCTGCCGCAAGGCCTGCGCCACCAAAGGCACCTGGCTTTCCGGCAGGGTAAAGAGCACGTCGCAGGGGCTGACCTCGGTGATGCGCACCAGGCCGTCGCTGTCCGAACTTTTGATCTGATTGCCCTCGTCCACGTTGCGCAGGCCCAGCCGACCGCCCACGGGCGCGGTGATCCGGCTGTACTCCAGTTGCAGGCGGGCCGAATCCACGGCGGCCTTGTCCGCCTCCACCGTGCCTTCGTACTGGCGCACCAGAGCGCGCTGGGTCTCGTACTGCTGGGCCGCGATAAAGTCGCCCTTGGCCAGCTTGGCGTAGCGCGTCAGGTCGCGGCGGGCGTTGTCCAGCTGGGCCTGATCCTTGGCCAGATTGCCCTGGGCCTCGTCCAGAGCCGCCTGAAAGAGCCGGGGGTCGATTTCCGCCAGCAGCTCGCCGGCCTTGACGCGCTGGCCTTCCTGAAAGTGCAGGCGGACCAGTTGGCCGTCCACCCGGCTTTTGACCAGAACGTCGCTGGAGGGCGTCACCGTGCCCAGACCGTTGAGAAAATGCGGCACATCCTGCGCCACGGCCGTGGCCACACGCACCGGCGGCGCGTCCATGCTCATGCCGGGCCGGGCCGGGCCGCCCGCGAAAAACAGACGCCAGACGATCAACAGCGCCGCCAGGGCCAGCGCCAGCCAGATATAGATACGGCGACGGCCCGTATTCCGTTGCGCCCATGCCTTCACTCTTCATCTCCTTCCGCAGCGGGAACCGGGGGGAAATGCACGCGGAACACGGTTTCCTCCGGCGCGGCCATGCCGCGCTCCAGCCGCCAGCCCAGATGTTCACAGGCCCGCAAAGCCAGGGAAAGCCCCAGACCGCTGCCCGCTGACCCCGCCGGATTGACGGGACCGGCCGCACCGGTGAAACCGGCGGCGCGTTCCCGCGTCTGCCGGGCCGGACCGCTCACGCCGTCCGTCCGCATGCCGCGCACCCCGCGCGCGAAAATATCCAGATCTTCGGGAATGTGGCCGCTGTTGCGGACTTCCAGCATTCCCGGCGTCAAACGCAGATAAACGCGGCCATTCTCCGTGTAGCGGCAGGCGTTGTCCAGCAAATTTTTGAGGACAATGGCCGCGAGCTCCTTCTGGCCCACGCTCCACACCACAGACGCCATATCCGCGAAAAGCAGGACAGGCCCGTCCGCTTCCGGCGGGCATTCTTTCTCCAGAGCGGTGAGGCGCAGCATCCCGCTCCGCGTGCATTCCCGGATCAGGCCGCGCAGCTCGGAGCCAAGGTCCAGAGGCTCGCGCTCAATATCCTCGGGCCGCCGCGCCAGCAGCAACAGCGTGCGCACCGTGGCGGACATGCGCGCCGTGGTGCGCGAGAGCCGCTCCACCACCGGGGCCAGTTCCGCGCCCGCCGGATCGGGAAACGCGGCCAGACGCAGTTCCAGAATTTCCAGACCGCCCTGCATGACTGTGAGCGGCGTGCGCAGTTCATGGCTCACGTCGCCGGTGAAAAAACTTTCCCGCCGTACAAAATCCCGCAGATCCGCCTCCCGCGCGGCCAGCGCGCGGGCCAGCACGCCCACTTCGTCGTCCAGACCCACAAGGTCCGGCGGCAGGGGCGTGAACGCGCCGGGATCGCGCCGGTCCCGGTGTTCCACGGATTCGGTCAGACGGCTGAGCGGACGGGTGAGCCTGCGGGAGAGCACGACGGCCAGCACTACGGCCACGGCCAGTCCGGCCAGGGCGCAGGCCAGCAACATGCCGCCCAGGCGTGTCTTCAAGGCCTGAAGCGCGCCGGTATGGCCGCTCAGGGCGTACGTCACCCCGTCGCGCCGGACCAGGAGGACGAATTCCTCCATCTGTTTGAAAAAATGCAGTCCGTCGGGCAAATTTTCCCAGGCCGGGGGAACCTGTTTGCCCACCAGAAAACGCCAGTGCATGGCCTCGGCCAGATCCTCGCCGTAATAGAGGTTGCGGCGGCCACGGTCCTCAGCCGCCCAGGCGCGCTGTTCGGCCTCAATAAGCGCCTCCATAACGGGCCGAGCGTGCCAGCCCACCAGGTACGCGCCCAGGCGGTCGTAGGAAAACAGGCCCACCAGACCCAGCGTCAGGCCCAGCCCCAGGGCCAGCAGCACAAAGGCCGCCAGCATGCGCCGACGGATGCTGGCGCGCTGTTTCACGCTCCAGCCTCCGGGGCGAGGCTCAGACGATAGCCCACATGCGGCACGGTTTGCAGCAAGGGCACGGCAAAAGGCTTGTCCAGCTCACGCCGCAATTCATGGATATGGGTGCGCAGGGCGCTGCCCTCGGGGGCTTCGTCGCCCCAGAGCAGATGTTCCAGAGCCTCGCGCCGGACCAGGCCCGGCGCCACGCGGATCAGTTCGGCCAGAATGCGGAAGCCCGAGGGGCTCAGGCGCAGTTCGCGGCCCTGACGCACGGCCCGGTGCTGGACCGTGTTCAGGGTAAGATCGGCAAAGGTCCAGACGCCCTCCACCGCCGCCAAACCGCTCTTGCCCTCCGGACCGCCCGAA
The sequence above is drawn from the Desulfovibrio porci genome and encodes:
- a CDS encoding sensor histidine kinase, yielding MKQRASIRRRMLAAFVLLALGLGLTLGLVGLFSYDRLGAYLVGWHARPVMEALIEAEQRAWAAEDRGRRNLYYGEDLAEAMHWRFLVGKQVPPAWENLPDGLHFFKQMEEFVLLVRRDGVTYALSGHTGALQALKTRLGGMLLACALAGLAVAVVLAVVLSRRLTRPLSRLTESVEHRDRRDPGAFTPLPPDLVGLDDEVGVLARALAAREADLRDFVRRESFFTGDVSHELRTPLTVMQGGLEILELRLAAFPDPAGAELAPVVERLSRTTARMSATVRTLLLLARRPEDIEREPLDLGSELRGLIRECTRSGMLRLTALEKECPPEADGPVLLFADMASVVWSVGQKELAAIVLKNLLDNACRYTENGRVYLRLTPGMLEVRNSGHIPEDLDIFARGVRGMRTDGVSGPARQTRERAAGFTGAAGPVNPAGSAGSGLGLSLALRACEHLGWRLERGMAAPEETVFRVHFPPVPAAEGDEE
- a CDS encoding MdtA/MuxA family multidrug efflux RND transporter periplasmic adaptor subunit, with the protein product MKAWAQRNTGRRRIYIWLALALAALLIVWRLFFAGGPARPGMSMDAPPVRVATAVAQDVPHFLNGLGTVTPSSDVLVKSRVDGQLVRLHFQEGQRVKAGELLAEIDPRLFQAALDEAQGNLAKDQAQLDNARRDLTRYAKLAKGDFIAAQQYETQRALVRQYEGTVEADKAAVDSARLQLEYSRITAPVGGRLGLRNVDEGNQIKSSDSDGLVRITEVSPCDVLFTLPESQVPLVAQALRQREENPSLPPLPVQAWDREQKHLLAVGALLRLDNQIDAATGTVRLKARFPNQDEALYPNQFVNARLMVRMLKDAVTIPASAVQLGSRGSYVYVVSKDDKGDDIAHVREVTPGISTDRLTVIDKGLKAGEVVVVDGLDRLRGGIKVKVAATVETPKAEPVE